The following proteins come from a genomic window of Synechococcus sp. UW69:
- a CDS encoding HupE/UreJ family protein, protein MGDSSALTAWQGLISGIGHPLLGPDHLLFLLAIALIGLKRPLAWVVPLLALGLGGSVLSQFIPLPDAIAPWAEALVSLSLVAEGLIALTVLSPFWLCPLIALHGFLLGSTIFGAEATPLLTYFLGLLLGQGALLLLVAAWSKGLLERLGSQGQRLGAGIWMGIGMAFAWVALID, encoded by the coding sequence ATGGGTGACAGCTCAGCACTGACTGCTTGGCAGGGCTTGATCAGTGGCATCGGGCACCCGCTCCTGGGTCCTGACCATCTTTTGTTCCTGTTGGCGATCGCCTTGATCGGGCTGAAACGCCCTCTGGCCTGGGTGGTACCGCTTCTGGCCCTTGGCCTCGGTGGCAGTGTGCTTTCGCAGTTCATTCCGCTGCCTGATGCGATTGCGCCTTGGGCAGAAGCTCTGGTGTCTCTCAGCCTTGTTGCGGAGGGATTGATTGCCCTCACCGTGCTGTCACCGTTCTGGTTGTGCCCGTTGATCGCCCTCCATGGCTTTCTACTGGGCAGCACGATCTTTGGGGCTGAAGCCACGCCTCTACTGACGTATTTCCTTGGCCTGCTGTTAGGCCAGGGAGCCTTGCTTCTGCTGGTGGCGGCATGGTCCAAAGGGCTGCTGGAACGTCTTGGCTCCCAAGGCCAGCGGCTGGGTGCTGGGATCTGGATGGGGATCGGCATGGCCTTTGCCTGGGTGGCCCTGATAGACTGA
- a CDS encoding c-type cytochrome, which produces MRHFLSLALAALIALIAPSMVFAADAAHGEQVFSANCAACHIGGGNVVNGQRTLQQDDLKAYLANYNEGHEEAIAYQVTNGKNGMPAFGPNLSAAEIADVAAYVESQSVKGWS; this is translated from the coding sequence ATGCGTCACTTTCTTTCTTTGGCCCTGGCCGCTTTGATCGCATTGATCGCTCCATCCATGGTATTTGCTGCAGATGCTGCCCATGGTGAGCAAGTGTTCTCCGCCAATTGCGCGGCTTGCCATATCGGCGGCGGCAACGTTGTGAATGGTCAGCGCACCCTCCAACAGGATGACCTCAAGGCTTATCTCGCCAACTACAACGAGGGTCATGAAGAGGCCATCGCTTATCAGGTGACCAATGGCAAAAACGGTATGCCTGCTTTTGGCCCAAATCTGAGCGCAGCTGAAATTGCTGATGTTGCTGCTTATGTCGAATCCCAGTCGGTAAAAGGCTGGTCCTGA
- a CDS encoding 16S rRNA (uracil(1498)-N(3))-methyltransferase, with protein MNIVVLDRSDWRDEEHVRLVDRRADHIRAVLRAAVGDSVRVGELNGLLGHGRICAIDADSVVLRVELSQPPPPRHRFDVVLSLPRPKVLRRLFRTVAEYGVANLHLIQSARVEKSYWQSPLLAPDKVHDALLAGMERASDTVVPKVHQYRRFRPFVEDQLKDICAGRPCWIAQMGASLALRETPPGDAVVMVGPEGGFVPFELELAQAVLAQPVHLGSRTLSVDTALTTALAQG; from the coding sequence ATGAACATCGTTGTCTTAGATCGTTCTGATTGGCGGGATGAAGAGCATGTTCGTCTTGTTGATCGCCGGGCTGATCACATTCGTGCGGTGCTGCGGGCTGCGGTAGGCGACAGCGTTCGGGTTGGTGAGCTCAATGGCCTTTTGGGTCACGGACGCATCTGCGCGATCGATGCGGATTCAGTGGTGTTACGCGTTGAATTGAGTCAGCCACCGCCGCCGCGACACCGGTTCGACGTTGTTCTGTCGTTGCCGAGGCCCAAGGTGCTGCGCCGTCTGTTCCGCACCGTGGCGGAGTACGGGGTGGCCAATCTTCATCTGATCCAAAGCGCCCGAGTGGAAAAGAGCTATTGGCAGTCGCCTTTACTCGCACCGGACAAGGTTCATGACGCGTTGCTGGCCGGGATGGAACGCGCGAGCGACACCGTGGTTCCAAAGGTGCATCAATACAGACGCTTTCGCCCTTTTGTGGAAGACCAGCTGAAGGACATCTGTGCGGGACGGCCTTGCTGGATTGCACAGATGGGGGCCTCCCTCGCGCTGCGCGAAACACCTCCGGGGGATGCTGTGGTGATGGTGGGTCCGGAGGGTGGTTTTGTTCCCTTTGAACTGGAGTTGGCTCAGGCTGTGCTGGCGCAGCCGGTGCATTTGGGATCGCGCACATTGAGTGTGGACACGGCCCTCACCACGGCTTTGGCCCAGGGATGA
- a CDS encoding HdeD family acid-resistance protein, protein MSSNRQRQLAAALLILGAVAAILLPFISATLLTLALGGIAFSAGVSQLLRLGQGNAPGKLFRVLSALLYIGGAIFILIDPIEGEISLTLFAGVVVLFEGIMELAAGATSKGPMAGLVLLDGLLSAGIGLLLVLEWPSDSVWALGTLFGITLLSSAFKLLQQPGGEVA, encoded by the coding sequence ATGTCCTCCAACCGCCAGAGGCAACTCGCAGCAGCGCTGCTGATTCTTGGGGCCGTAGCGGCAATCCTTCTCCCCTTCATTTCAGCGACGCTGCTGACACTGGCCTTAGGAGGCATCGCCTTTTCGGCAGGGGTGAGTCAGCTCCTGCGGCTGGGGCAAGGCAATGCTCCGGGGAAGCTCTTCCGCGTGCTCTCGGCTCTTCTCTATATCGGTGGAGCGATCTTCATTTTGATCGACCCGATCGAAGGAGAGATCAGCCTGACCCTGTTCGCGGGAGTGGTTGTGCTGTTTGAGGGAATCATGGAGCTCGCTGCGGGCGCAACGTCGAAAGGCCCGATGGCTGGACTGGTGCTCCTCGATGGTCTGCTCTCCGCAGGCATCGGCCTGTTATTAGTGCTCGAGTGGCCGAGTGACAGTGTCTGGGCCTTGGGAACACTGTTCGGCATCACCCTGCTGTCCTCAGCATTCAAGCTCCTGCAACAGCCCGGCGGGGAAGTCGCTTAA
- a CDS encoding hydantoinase B/oxoprolinase family protein — MGWCFWIDRGGTFTDLIGRDPEGRLHVRKVLSEQASSGDPAVSAMVAMLDSGSSGVDLGDVDEVRLGTTVATNALLEGCGAPLFLLTNAGLRDQLWIGDQHRDDLFALEQSKRPFLAETVLEVAGRLDARGDEVEPLVLDQPLRRRLEELRRSGLDVAVVAFLHAQCNPLHEQRCAAMLREVGFRTVVCSHQVSVMPRLVPRGQTALVEGAVHPVLDGYLQQVRGALGSATPLRVMTSSGALQAPVTLQAKDTILSGPAAGMVGAIAAARLAGFEGVPVLGFDMGGTSTDVFCVASADAQALRQVKEQTEIAGLQLLASRLPIETVAAGGGSVLELQGERLRVGPRSAGARPGPACYRAGGPLTITDANLLLGRLQVACFPAVFGACADLPPDVDVVRRAFADLAATLGQTSERLAAGALQLAVETMAAAIRRVSLHRGEDIRGGVLVAYGGAGGQHACRLADELGLNTVLLHPMAGVLSAFGMGQARQRCRRQVHLGVPLSSALLAEMPHQVEMLTHEAQEELRRQGDCADLDSEAPEVWVNLALRYAAAEQTLVLTWSPDQVVDDLVSAFQTSHQLRFGYCIDADQALIVEQLNVEVTAPQQFDATAPNGPNGPNGIAERTSELAGFQLVPMHLEQSGWTQVPLYERSALVLDQRISGPALIAESTGCTVLDDGWQARVAQGDTLLLERRQPQAGSPSLAEGDADDPLQAELFRHRFMAIAEQMGEQLRQSSRSVNIRERLDFSCALFDASGALVANAPHIPVHLGSMGDSVRDLLAQVSAGDVAPLQPGDTLLSNDPFHGGTHLPDITAISPVFCNGDQPSFFVASRGHHADVGGIAPGSMPSFSLTMADEGLLLRNLLFVREGRVLDADLETAWSGMATPPRNPSELLADLQAQVAANQAGIAALQHLVEREGEVVVQRQMTLLQRDAASSVQHLLSRLTGARQQLVMDDGSCLVVEVSLDRQRQRLRLDFTGTSPQRPGNFNAPLAVTRAAVLYVIRCLLDNDIPLNEGCFAPLDLVVPPGCLLNPRYPAAVVAGNVEVSQVLCNLLFGAFGVQAAGQGTMNNFSFGNGRCQYYETVAGGGGAGDGFAGSVGLQSHMTNSRLTDPEVLESRYPVRLESFAVRCGSGGNGRWPGGDGLERTIRFLEPMCVSLISGSRQVPPFGLNGGSSGACGVNLRLDCDGAEHPLPGSVQLELEAGEAIRMLTPGGGGMGG, encoded by the coding sequence ATGGGTTGGTGCTTCTGGATTGATCGCGGCGGCACCTTCACCGATCTGATTGGTCGCGATCCAGAGGGGCGGCTGCATGTGCGCAAGGTGCTGTCTGAGCAGGCGAGTTCTGGAGACCCTGCGGTGTCGGCCATGGTCGCGATGCTGGATTCGGGGTCGTCTGGTGTGGATCTGGGGGACGTCGATGAGGTGCGCCTCGGCACCACTGTCGCCACCAATGCGTTGTTGGAGGGCTGTGGTGCGCCATTGTTTTTGCTCACCAATGCAGGCCTGAGGGATCAGCTGTGGATCGGCGATCAACATCGCGACGATCTGTTCGCTCTTGAGCAATCCAAGCGTCCCTTTCTGGCGGAAACGGTGCTGGAGGTGGCCGGTCGGCTCGATGCGCGGGGTGATGAGGTGGAGCCTTTGGTGCTGGATCAACCGCTGCGGCGGCGTTTGGAGGAGCTGCGCCGGTCCGGTCTCGACGTCGCCGTGGTGGCGTTCCTGCATGCCCAGTGCAATCCACTCCATGAGCAGCGTTGTGCGGCAATGCTGCGCGAGGTTGGCTTTCGCACCGTGGTCTGCTCCCATCAGGTGAGCGTGATGCCCCGCCTGGTGCCGCGGGGGCAGACGGCGTTGGTGGAGGGGGCCGTGCATCCGGTGCTGGATGGCTACCTGCAGCAAGTGCGAGGGGCGCTTGGATCTGCCACGCCACTGCGGGTGATGACTTCCAGCGGAGCGTTGCAGGCTCCGGTCACCTTGCAGGCCAAAGACACCATCCTTTCGGGGCCGGCGGCCGGGATGGTGGGTGCGATCGCGGCGGCGCGGCTTGCCGGTTTTGAAGGGGTACCGGTGCTGGGCTTCGATATGGGGGGGACGTCGACGGATGTGTTCTGCGTGGCTTCCGCTGATGCGCAGGCGTTGCGGCAGGTCAAGGAGCAGACCGAGATCGCCGGCTTGCAGTTGCTGGCCTCCCGCTTGCCGATTGAAACGGTGGCTGCCGGAGGCGGATCGGTGCTGGAGCTGCAGGGGGAGCGCCTGCGGGTGGGTCCCCGCTCCGCGGGGGCGCGACCGGGTCCCGCTTGCTACCGCGCTGGGGGACCGCTCACCATCACCGACGCGAACCTGCTGCTGGGGCGTCTGCAGGTGGCGTGCTTCCCGGCGGTGTTCGGCGCTTGCGCTGATTTGCCCCCGGATGTTGACGTGGTGCGGCGTGCGTTCGCGGATCTTGCTGCAACGCTGGGGCAGACCTCGGAGCGGCTAGCGGCGGGGGCGTTGCAACTGGCGGTGGAAACCATGGCCGCAGCCATTCGCCGCGTTTCGCTGCATCGGGGTGAGGACATCCGTGGCGGGGTGTTGGTGGCCTACGGCGGTGCCGGTGGTCAGCATGCCTGTCGTCTGGCGGATGAACTCGGACTCAACACCGTGCTGTTGCACCCCATGGCCGGTGTTCTCTCCGCCTTTGGCATGGGGCAGGCCCGCCAGCGCTGCCGGCGACAAGTGCATCTCGGCGTTCCGCTGTCCTCCGCCCTGCTGGCTGAGATGCCTCATCAGGTCGAGATGCTGACCCATGAGGCGCAGGAGGAGTTACGTCGCCAGGGCGATTGTGCTGACCTCGACTCTGAGGCGCCGGAGGTCTGGGTCAACCTTGCCCTGCGTTATGCCGCTGCAGAACAGACGTTGGTGCTCACCTGGTCTCCGGACCAAGTTGTTGACGACCTGGTCTCGGCCTTTCAGACGAGCCATCAATTGCGCTTCGGCTACTGCATCGATGCCGATCAGGCTCTGATCGTCGAACAGCTCAATGTTGAGGTCACAGCGCCGCAACAGTTCGATGCGACAGCACCGAATGGGCCGAATGGGCCGAATGGGATTGCCGAACGAACGTCAGAACTGGCGGGTTTCCAGCTGGTGCCGATGCACCTCGAGCAGAGCGGCTGGACCCAGGTTCCCCTGTACGAGCGCAGCGCCTTGGTGCTGGATCAAAGGATCTCAGGCCCAGCTCTGATCGCCGAATCCACCGGATGCACGGTTCTGGATGACGGCTGGCAGGCAAGGGTGGCGCAGGGGGACACGTTGTTGTTGGAGCGCCGGCAGCCTCAGGCCGGTTCGCCATCGCTGGCGGAGGGTGATGCGGACGACCCGCTTCAGGCGGAACTGTTTCGCCACCGCTTCATGGCGATCGCCGAACAGATGGGGGAACAACTGCGGCAGAGCAGCCGATCCGTGAACATTCGCGAGCGCCTGGATTTCTCCTGTGCGTTGTTCGATGCCTCGGGTGCCCTGGTGGCCAATGCCCCCCACATCCCGGTGCATCTGGGATCGATGGGAGACAGCGTGCGTGACCTGCTGGCTCAGGTATCCGCTGGCGATGTTGCACCGCTGCAGCCGGGCGACACGCTGCTCAGCAACGACCCCTTCCACGGCGGCACCCACCTGCCCGATATCACCGCCATATCGCCGGTGTTCTGCAATGGGGATCAGCCCAGCTTCTTTGTGGCCAGTCGTGGCCATCACGCCGATGTGGGCGGAATTGCCCCCGGGTCGATGCCGTCCTTCAGCCTCACCATGGCTGATGAGGGCCTGCTGCTGCGCAACCTGCTGTTTGTTCGCGAGGGCCGGGTCCTCGACGCTGATTTGGAAACGGCGTGGAGCGGAATGGCAACGCCGCCACGCAACCCATCAGAACTGCTGGCCGACCTGCAGGCGCAGGTGGCGGCCAATCAGGCCGGAATTGCGGCGCTGCAACATCTCGTGGAGCGGGAGGGGGAGGTCGTGGTGCAACGGCAGATGACTCTTCTGCAGAGGGATGCAGCAAGCAGTGTTCAGCACCTGTTGTCGCGCCTGACGGGCGCCCGTCAACAGCTTGTGATGGATGACGGCTCATGCCTGGTGGTGGAGGTCAGCCTTGATCGGCAACGCCAACGGCTGCGGTTGGATTTCACCGGAACATCGCCCCAACGGCCGGGCAACTTCAATGCCCCCTTGGCGGTGACGCGCGCGGCCGTGCTGTACGTGATCCGTTGCCTCCTCGACAACGACATCCCCTTGAACGAGGGCTGTTTCGCACCACTCGATCTGGTGGTGCCACCGGGCTGTCTGTTGAATCCGCGTTACCCAGCGGCTGTGGTGGCCGGCAATGTGGAGGTGTCTCAGGTCCTTTGCAATCTGTTGTTCGGTGCCTTTGGTGTCCAGGCGGCCGGCCAGGGAACGATGAACAATTTCAGCTTCGGCAATGGGCGCTGTCAGTACTACGAAACGGTGGCCGGTGGCGGTGGAGCTGGGGATGGCTTTGCCGGCTCCGTGGGCCTGCAATCGCACATGACCAACTCAAGGCTGACGGATCCCGAAGTGCTGGAAAGCCGTTATCCCGTGCGGCTGGAATCCTTCGCTGTGCGCTGCGGCAGTGGTGGGAACGGCCGTTGGCCTGGGGGCGACGGCCTGGAGCGCACGATCCGTTTCCTTGAACCGATGTGTGTGTCGTTGATCAGTGGATCCCGGCAGGTGCCTCCGTTCGGGCTCAACGGTGGGTCAAGCGGAGCTTGTGGTGTGAATCTGCGCCTGGACTGTGACGGGGCGGAGCATCCCCTACCCGGTTCTGTTCAGCTGGAGCTCGAGGCTGGCGAGGCCATTCGCATGCTCACTCCGGGGGGAGGCGGCATGGGAGGTTGA